The Pieris rapae chromosome 1, ilPieRapa1.1, whole genome shotgun sequence genome contains the following window.
atacattttaataaatatgccGCGTACTGTTTGCGTAAATAAACTAACAGGAATAGCTAAAGTAAATTGGTAAGGTACAGTGAAATACTATTACTCACTGTCAGTCACTCAACATCGTGCCCTCATGACATTATAAAACCCGACATTCCATCTTTTCCAATATGCTAGTCCCTCTACAGACTTGAATCGACTTTTCTTGTCCTCTGTCTCTGTAAATAGTATTTCGAATATCCAGTTTAGAGtttccttaaatattttaggtattTAAATGTCGTCGGTATAATTATGattcaatatgtatttaaataatttgttaaaaacatttactccttttggattttttattaattatatttttactttctatgaaaagttaatacatatttttatcatgtGTCGTTGATATATGTTAGTgagtgtaataataattttattttctaactaAAACGACTAATCCGCTGTGAATTTGAGCATTTTTGGAAGGAAATCAAGGTACGTCCAAAAGTACTTGAATCCTTTAcctaatgatttttttttataaatgtaatagagcgtttttttcattttatttttattttttttaatgccaAAATCCAGGTTACGAACTCAGGACTGTCAGGTGCGTTACTAATTCCTcacatgtatataattatgatatttttgaaaaatactaatgatatttttatttagtattagaaTTTGTTTTCACTAGTACAAAAACTGTGGAAACAAACAAGTAGgcttattcatatttaatattatgatataaacTTGATATGTTGGGGTAGTCCCAATGGAATCTCtgcttaataattttctttgaatcgtttttaatattaaagttacataGCCTTGTCATTCACAAAGAAAAACCTTTCATCATTCacagaaaaaaatttttttatataaattgtattacgcTAGCACTTTTGCATTATCATAAACGCAGTTGTAAATTTGAAAtggttgttttaatattttatacctgCATGGCCGTAAGCACATGTCTGGCTAAAGACTTTTGCCTAAAGGTTTGGccaaaagaaaaattcaattataatgtaatttgcGTCTCGTATATTTTCAGGAGCTTAGCGACgaaatcaaagaaataatagagCATGTTCACAACGAATGCGTCAGTCAGACCGGGGTGGCTGAGGGTGAGTTGAAAAACGAAACAGCTATTTATTTCATCTAACCTTTGTTCTTTTACTTTTGAAGCAAACACCGCTCTATTTGCAGCTTAACTTTTTCCATAGACCTAACAATTTAAAGACTATATTTATCTAtgcagaataaataaatatattttgagaaGAAAATTGCGTTCTTGCTACGAAGCTGAGTAGGTATAACATGATCATTATTACTTTGAATTTtcgttgttttttatttctaagtcTACTAATCcctaaaaaaaagttattcatTCCTGCTTTTGAAATAATGTGACTTTCATAACGAAATCTTCacactatatatttttgttgattgAAAGCTAgacatagattattattacaaaaataactaatgtagtttatttttcatttttcattacatttgTTATTCCAGATGACTATTTTATGGcggacttaaaaatattgcatttattaGTGATGGCAAACGtgtcttcatttattttgcaGTAGCGTGCATTTTATCATAATCATCTTCAATGATATGGGTGATAGGGAAACGCCAAACAAATGTGaataagaaaacattaatACGAATACTCGTAGCAAAAGTTTATATAGATCGAAACAGTTATAAAGGATGAAGAAGCTCTctttgtgttaaatattaaccTGTGTCACGTTTACATACCTACATTAAAGAGTCTTTATTCTACTTGCCCCCAGAGGATATAGCAAATTGTGAAAACGGCATATTTAAGGAGGACAACAAATTGAAGTGCTATATGTTTTGCCTATTGGAAGAGGGGAGCCTTGTgagttatttttcttttgtttactcttaagtttgtttataaaattaatttattttatcctgAAACAAAACGAGGAAGCACGTATAAGTATaggttttctttgaataatgtTTTGGCATTTTTAATGGGATGTCGTGTCTAAgctatatcttaatatatatatttcttgtgtgcgtgtgtatgtgactgaactaaacgactggactgtccgctggacaatgtttttttaattaattttcaatttattagttgttgttgattttggaatgttttacattggatccgacagacggcgctaccatcgcagtgtcaaattttaaataatattcgaattttaattttagtctgtcccgaaatttaaaaaaagttttattatcattgtgttatatcgtgtgtgaccatgtgctggatcgttagatattgtcataacatttgaataataattttcatcaaaatggcttattaaaaattgaaattttgaaattaaagacgtgtagacaggacaacgtctgtcggatccgctagttttgatatataatagttaaagAAGACGAATATCAGAAATACATTTCATACAAAGATTTTATACAAAGTATATGATAATCAATAAAGCATTTCATActtacatttagaaaactGTTTTCgtattgttttcaattgtaattaaatttaattacttgttcaaagtaagaaataattcattggttaaatattatgttctaACTGTAACAGGTTGATGATGAAGAAAACGTCGATTACGACATGATGATAAGCCTCATACCTGAACAATATACTGATAGGGTCACCAACATGATATCTAACTGTAAGCATTTAGGTAAGTAAATATTGCAGTCttcaaatattatgacaaGTTCACAAGAcgcatattttattacaatcgcCACACATtaagaagaaatataaataaaaaataaagttcattGGTAAAATCTGTAGGAAATGTTTCATGTAACAGTGACCCATATggtcatacatattatatgagtATCATTGACTGTCGATTTTTAACCCGGTcaacaattatttagtaaaaatggTTTTTGGGTTGTTTATAGATAAATCATCTATAATATCATAAGTATATAATGTTGTATTGAACATACTTTTTCGGTTTTCACCGCTTTATCGCTACCGTTCGCTTGAGAAACAGCTTATGTTAATAAGCGAAATACGAGTTATGTTAATCATTATCATGAATTCTAtttgtacatttaaattgGAGCTTTAACTTACGAAGGTTatgctttatatttattaaattaattttccagATACTAAAGACAAAAGTAAGTGTCAAAGGGCGTTTGATGTGCACAAATGTTCATACGATCGTGATCCCAATGTAAGTAAATTACTTGTGACGAATTTTTTCTTCCTTAATCTAACCTATCATGAGAACTTACTTTAAGGCGATCTCTTTTTATGTAAGGTACAAAACACAACTCTTACACTAGGCATCTTTGGAGTTTAGTAGAAGAATTTCTCGACTACTTACCTTAGGAGCTACTTTACTTCTGATTTGAGGAGCCTTCGATATCAGTTTTGCATCCTACCGGCGCGGTGCCTACTGGTGACTGTGTCTGTGCGTGAGTCACTATAAGCGTGCCACGAGGTTGTGCGTTTAGGGGTGCCCATAGGACTTTTTAGTTTGCTACCACTAGGatctaaacaatataatatattttactttgaaaaattaaaatgtttctttttcaGTTCTACTTcctattttaagtaattgtaaGGGGCACAGCGGTACCAAGGGAGAAgcattttttagttaatatactGCAAGAATTAACagagatttttattaacaaccCGCATATGAAAGAATTCATAGGTaactaaatacattaaaaactcCTAAAAACTAAGGACTGGTAACAGTATGGGTCTTAACTTATAACggaactatttttaaactgaAGTTATAAGATAGATTTTAGTTTAGGTTTTAgttctatataattatagtgcTTTTAAATTGGGCACTTTTTATTATGATGCATGTCACCCTTATTCTGTTCTAAGGCGAAAAAACtaatgtgtaatttttatttatttcatttgaatgCAAGCACGGTCTGCTCTTGCAGCTAGAAAAACTAGTAGTGCCGAAGCAAAAGCATTTTATTAGTCATCAGAAACAGATGAAGCAAACGCCTCCCCAGTTCAATGACTGAGTTCTGAAACTGCCAAAAGTTGATTTATGCCTGTCCTGGACACTAAAATGGCAAGGCCATCCAATAGTTgtgttatgttttttaatagtttgcCTTCTTAATGAACAGTATTTGGTTTGCATTGCTGAGGGttgatcttaaaaataaagttaatttcatGTCATTTAATTTAGCTAAGTCGAGGCGTATGAGCGTTCATCAAAGATATATATGCATCGTATGCGTTTAGGTAGGTTCCTGACCTCGCTGAAATTTTTGATGTTTAACTTTTACCATCATTATCACTACTGCTAATCGAGGAATACATGCACTATTCTCGCagatatttattagaaaatgagTGGTTTTTTCCTCTTCTTTCACGAGTTGCATTAGTGTTTGTCATGTTTAAATGATGAATATAActatgtatgtacattttgCTGCAAGGTATCATTATCACTTTTTTACACGAGGTAGCGACCcctaaaacttatattaaaaaaaaataggttccTTATTAGAATAGAAGCGAATGGCGGTCTGAAGAAGTAATTTtcgaaaagttaaaaaataagaagcaaCCCAATGGATATCTAGgtgttaaacataatataactttatactATGGTGCAAAGACGTAtcgtaacattaaataatagttaatttaaccAATCAGTTGAAGTATTTATTCCTTAAAATGAAAGAAGACAATTATAAAGGATTTATCAAAAGCTTTGTCgtattttttgattaatttaaaaacgttaTTGCTACTTCCCGTAAGAAGGTATACCTACTTGTAAATAACGACGTAATTTGGCTTTTGCCGCGGGCTCACCGCTCggctattttttatgaaatacttACTCCTCAAGTTTATTCAGATTTTGAAAGAAGTATTAtactaagaaattaatttgcttcacgaaaaataatttcagccaagaaatattaaatgagttTCAATCTTGTTAAATGTGTAATTGTAACCATTAGTGAATTTCAAAGAAACTCCTTCACTGCGAAGCAATTTCAAATCTCATTCTTTCTTTTGTATCTTTGAGAGAAACGTTTTATAACCTTacatcttttaatttaataggaaaGCAGTTAGCGGGGATAACATTTTTTGGCAGATGGAAAatttgtgtataaataaaaaaatgttgtgtggttttatgaaaccacggtaaaagtgaaacgttttttaatttatatttaagtaaaaatttttggaataatattccattaagggtataaaatcgttttatcaattttaattatatacttggaaaattggaatgataatgggactaataaaagtagagtaagtctccaactaatatttttattgaattctttGTCTTACTGAGTACGgcatacaatattcttaacaattatttagattatatagaataatagtctatacacttcacggtcagctgctgcgaactatgtgcgccgccatattggacttggctgctatgacgagcgcttttcactttatcccaactccgcggccgaccgtcacgggacatgcgccacacagacaaaaaagtttgagacgatatataaaagtttcactttaataataGAATGACAATAAGAAGTAGGTATAATTTCgacattttatattgataactCAAATATTGAgtaattacaatattcttaacgaGCATAGCAATAATCaacaatagataaatatactaaaacacACTTATAAAGATTGGACTCTATGACAGTACACCTTTAATGCTGTCAGCATATTATCCTAGTTATTGTGattacttattcgttgagcgacaAAAGCAACAGCTCTGGGGCTATCGACACTATCTACTAGGCGCCAACTAGCGTTTTTAGAcactcaaaatattttttagacaatatCTAAACACAACCGTTACTGTGTTACTAGAGAATACAATGTAAGTACGAGAAACTCTTTAAGTTTTGTTACATTTTGTCCACCGACGATGACAATATGCATTGAAGAGAACGAAGTAAACTTAAAGATTCAAATTACAATGAAAGCGCACGTTATTTAACAGCAAAACGACATTCAAAAGACGGAAAAACCGAGGGTCGGAACATCTGCACATAAAGAGGCAATTTGGAGATTGCCGAGGGCGAGCAGCAGCCACAGAATTGTACTCGAatgtattcaaaattaaaaaaaattgttcagaAATTCATTGTGACGAAATAAACATCAATGGTTGTTACGGTAGAGATGTGGATAAGCGAGCGGTTTTAGCGCAATGAGTTGACTGTTTGTGAACTATTTGCTAGTTTCTAAAGGATGTCCgagaataaaatacaataaaggaaCTCTTAGTTGTCTGAATCTGTGATTTCTTTTGTATCagttgtttgaaaatatatttataatagtaaataagtgTTACACGAaggtattttaagtaaattaagtctacaacaagaactaaattctttaaaaagaatTGTTTTGAGGTTTTACGCTATTaaggataaaaaaataatactgtttCTTGTGAATAGGATACCTACTTATTACCaagtattatattgtaaaatatataaacttagtaaaatattgttgCTTTACAACAAGTAATGTAAGCGTTTTATGTATGCATTTACgcctaaaacaaaaaatgtagtattaaatttatatttttcgttgaaaataataaataggtgTGGCTGTAaacgtatttatatttttcaacagTTCGTGCAACGTTACGTGAAAAGTGTACATGCTATTTCAATTATCAAACATGTGGGCGGAattccaaaatcaaaatatattttctaatgaGAAAATCCCAAATAAGCATTATGTGTAATGACAAAATTGTTGGCTCCTACGTGGCCTGCAAGTGCGACGCTAAAGGCTGCGGACGTCGCAATTTGGCGACGCGCCGCAGTAATGATGGCCTGGACGTTGCGGTCCCGTACGTGCGCTGCTAAACCAATCCTAGTCTTCGTTAGCCTTatcattttatgaatatacCCTAAAATTTTAACGTAGTTTtcgtcaaatatttataaataataccaaCGATactattaacataaattataaagaattttcattattaagttatctcaatttttaatttgattgtgatataataaattataacaatttatttaatataaagttcaATTAGTTAACTTTAACTGAGCAGCGTAAATTTGCTCATTACATTCTGTCGGATACAACTGCATCAAGCCAATTATGACATTTCTGTAATCTATTCAGTTACGTGGAACAATTTATTGGTGTAGAGCACGTTCATGAAACAAGCCAATTATCCAAACAAATTGAGTTAGCCCCCTCGCGACGAGCCGTCACCCACGTCATAGTTCTCTTCAAAGGAAGCGTGTTATGCTACTTCGGAAAGGTGTTTGTTTAGCGGGCGCGCCGCAAAATGAATATTGATGACTTCATAGGGACCGGAGATGATTTGCTGAAAAATTAGCTGCTTTCTATCGTTTTATTGCCCGCCCGAGCCAGCTTTATGAAGACTAATATAGGcgttaattttaacaaaagatTGCTTTATGATGATAGGCGATTCCGTAttcaaaaattcttaattaattcCTGTAACAAATGTTTCTCACGCTAATGAAAAGCATTATGAAAACACTGAAGAATCTTCTTGCTGTAGCTTGGTTTTTTGTTTCtgcaaaatattgttaataataatttattctgaaAATAATCAAGAAGTTTAAAGAGTCTACAATTTTGTATGCGTTGTTTTAGGGATAGCATTACGGACGTGTGTCATCTTGGCGGTGTATCTGACCGGAAGACACAATTTATATGCAAATTGAAGAAGATACAAGCAGAGATACCGCGCTCAACGGTCTACAAGACACCCGGCTTGTATTACCACTTCTGAAATTACTTTCACgattagaatattatatttcagtcaTTATTCATGCGGATTATAGTTCTGTTTCATGTAATGAATATACAACTAGGGATTGCAGGATATCGTTCAGGTTCATGTCTACAATGTCTTGTTATCTAATAATTGCTTCTAAGAATAAAAccaaagaaagaaataatccaaaacttatgtaaaataactaatatttctaaaactgATGTCTGAGGTTTTTGTAAaggacttttaaaataatatttgttataatggtaatcaatcaaatttaGTACGTGTTAAACTAAAGAAGTAATaaagtctattttttattagctcttaattaattaattgttacacTAGCATTAAGCAtccaaattttataattatatacctcaagtaataagaataaaatttaaataattttacaggaATTGTCTAATTGTGGAATTTAGTTGATAAAAATTTccgaaaaatgtataattgttCAGTTTTGTTTGTGACGTTAGTCGTAGGTCGAATTCAAGTGGAGAGATCTAAACCCCCCAATCTTTTAATCTAGTAAGCTACAAATATAGGCAGcgtattttatttcaggtaAAACACagacatatattatatgcgATACAGGTATGGTGACGGTGTTTTGCTCGTATTGAGCCCGGGAATACATAGTCTTATGTTGTTATGTGTTAAAGGTTCATCAGCTATGATCTTATCTTATTATAAGTATCTTAGCATAACCTAGCCAAAGATTCAGTGACGTACTCAAAACGAATTTAAATAGATGTACGTAAAAAAATCTCATTATTCGTCGGCAAACCTCCgtctgtttatttaaatttttctcctGAAGCGGAAGGTGTATGACTAAGCTGTGCCTTGCAGCATTTCACAAATTGCCCTCTACTTATGAAACCAGTTCATTTGCtttgttattcaaatatttactatgaaaaaatcttaaatgctCCAATGTCGTTTAATACGCTAAATCAcaactttttaatgttcagtagTTTTATAAAGTAACCTTCCTCCAAGACACATGGTTACAGTGATTGCATCTCCGTTCAGGGATCCTTCCCGCTAAATGGTACTTATATGGAGTCGTATTGGAATGGATATGGTAAATTATAACCTAAAAGCTTTAATCGCATagttttttacctttttaaatGCTGCACATGTACACCctgaaaacttaataataccCGAAATTTTACacgaaaagaaaatatttcacgGTTACTTTAAATAGCTATTaggaaatgtattaattaaatctatatttgtaatcttaagaattttttaggtTACGAATTGGATATGCAGGATGTTAAGTTGGCAGTCGTTGGAAATCTTCCCAATAGACGTGTGTtcgtatgtatataattagatttataattatttattaaaacgttatttccattatttactttagaactattaaatatctaatcgattaattttataaaagtgtaTAAAATGTCAATGATTAACGAACAAAGGACTCTAAAAATGTGTACTTTCTTttcaattttacatataacattGTAGGGGAATACCTAGATAAccctgaaaatgtttagaaaataaaaaactacttatGTAGAAGAgatgccaatacttttattgtttttcaaagtAATCTCCGTTACTCTCGACAATTGTCccattcgatggaaccactgagtAAAGCAGTAGGCCCATTCTTCCTAAGGGGTCTCTTCTGTGGCATTTTCGTACGCTTTTACCGCATCTTCAGAGCTAGGAAAGCGAATACgatggttatttttagttcttgggaataaatgGAAGTCGCAGGGCTGGACTGTATGGCAGATGACTCATTACCACTACTACGTTTTGTGGAGTGCGCTGAAGCATTATCGTGGTGTAGGAGGACTCCCACTTCCTCgcttaaactcgttaaactAATCgtaaatagtggcacgagatggggcttcattaagaaatgctaatcgcagcctatcatagctttgttgttgagtaagcctACAACGAAAGTCATTGgccgaaaattttctcgcgtcAGGTTCATTTTTACatgtaacaaaaacaaatgacaaatgaatgacATGACTgccaataaattacaatatgctACCTTACGTTTCCAaggagttctaaaattgaattttaaaaagttttcatttgcaatgtttctaattggccagttctaaacattttcagtgttacccacaaTTTATAAgaagtcaaaaatataatattaatacaaattcaaaaagtgcTTTCCTTAAATTTGTACGTCTTTTTTCCCAACCACGACTGATAGTTTGGTATTAAggttagtataaaataaaattaactacaCATAAAAGTAGAAATCTAAGGAAATCTGCCTTGTCCATAGATAGTGGGTcgaattgttttgttttcagtGCAATGGCGACCGCTGGCTAAGCCAATTAGTGTCCACTTGGGTAAATACCGGCTCGTTAGCGGACTTGTgtgttttattcaattcaatttgcCAACTCCACCACCACTTATTATTGACAGTACTTTCTTCGTtcacatttaatttagttagaaGTTGCTCAAGATTTCACGTTTCTTGGATTGTTACTTTAGCAAAATAAATTAGCTTCGTtcaaatgtaaacaaatacactAACAAATTTAGtcttataaatgttaaataaagtcATTCATTATaccaatatttacatataagaaCTATCCACTGCAACTGTACATATAAGAATTATCAACCATCTATACgacaatgtataaataatctttcttatttgtaatatctgtatatgtaataactaaaaagctGTCGTTTTGTGTTCATCTGGTGGTCGAGAcgactattatttttaaagattccaATACATAATCATTCGACGTGttcgattatatttatatcaatacaATACGACAATATGACAAGTAATTGAACATCTGTTCGTTGAACCGAAGCAAAGGATTCTTTTCCCCAATAATCTTGTCCGTGACTTGCAAGTGAAATTCGTCGTTTCATTACCTCCCGGAATGTGTTACGTTTGTTCGAATGAGGTATTTCGATCTGTATCATCagtacatagtataaaacaaagtcgctttctctgtccctatgtccctttgtatgattaaatctttgaaactacgcaacggattttgatgcggtttttttaatagagtgattcaagaggaaggtttatatgtataataacatccattaaatagtagagaagtactgttattgttgaggtttctaatgtgatgtcgtaaataattacagtatttccgcttacattgcaaacgcaggctgaaccctacgagttttatcaaaataatgtactaagtattgtatgGTATatgtgatggtatatgtctaagccttatggataacccacatttttatatgcaacgttcacagattttctgtagtgtatttagtatcagcattgcaaccgtgcgaagccggggcgggtcgctagtactttataaatcttaaaagatGTGAGTACCCTTATAATGCCCTTTGGTGGTCAAGTTATAAATAACTGGAAGGAACCGAAAAATTAGTTATCATAGCCAACCAACTTTTAACAACTATGTAATTGCATCCAAActatggaaataaataaaaatggaagCGTGTTCATTGTAAGCACCACACGCACGGTGCAGATATAAATCATGATGAAACAATCtcactaaatataatatttagccGCATGTTAAGCAAAAGCAAGCCATAACGTAGACCTGTTCTAgtggaaattaatttttatgaattttgtaaTGCCAACCCCTGCATTTGTTTACTgccttaaatgtttttttttgcattaaaCAAACATATCGTAAAAGTTAGTTATTGATCCCCCAGTTTTGTTCGTTTTCAAGATGAATAATTCTAATCGATCCGACCGAATccgtaaatttttaaacaaacatttttaattcctatttctACGCAAATGGTCGCGGTCTCCACTGATATCggataaatttataagtagCTTCCTCTTTTACGTATTACAAAGGAGTGAAGTGAACGTTCATTgagaagaaaattaaatgcaaaatCACGGCTGACGTCACGGTTTGACATAGACCCTAGGGGGAATAATTAATGCAGCCTTGGAAACGCTGAAATTTGAATCttatataacagaaaatattttcctaaaaAAGATTATCctaattttatgaaacaatATTGTAGTAGAGGATTAATTTGGATCAGGGCATGTGCTAGCCAAAGCCGTTTTAAAAACATGGCGCCATAATGATTGCTTGATGAGAGGCAACATAACCCGGATCCCTGCAGCCCGCGGAAaattagttttctttattaatagcAATAAGGCTTGAGTAGTTTTAAAAGAGCTAAATCAACATTACTCTGAAACGAGATCTCATTGAGTGCTGAAAAAAGTGGAAAAATTCTATCGTATAATTAAGGActtattgattaataaaaaagtagtaTATAAACCTACAGTAAGCAtacttgtataaataatattatagaaaaatataaataatagtttatcaGATTTTCAGACAGCATCGGCATctgctttaattttaaaatatggatctcaataattctaattgtaataatgagtcttattaatattatttacatatatttaagtgataaaataattcagtaacGGACTGTAAAAACTTAAGTAGATCTAAGATCTCACGTAAGATCACCATGTGGGCCTCACTTAAGTAGTCATAAGAGCCAAATTAAACAATCGTTGTTGTGAAATTTCAAGTTTTTATTGCTTATTGGTAGTATTTCTGTATAGCTGCAAATATAATTCAGTGAATGTAGATTGAAACCACCGATTTAGTAAAATAGCTTTTAAGTGGCGTAATGAAGACGAAAATTagaacaaaaatctaaatactTCTTATAAgctcattaaaaatttactcttgTTTCTATTCACAATGCTCACACTTAATACCGAAAAacggaatatataataatctttgTCATTGTACAACTAAAATTTAtgtcacaatgtttttttatgtaagtaaaaagcaaaataaattttatctactataaaaatacattcatatttatacaCCCTTTGCATACAAAAACGGATATTCACATTCTTTatctaaatacaaaaaatacaagaaagaggttttattaatttagcgATGTATTGGCATGTTACATAAATCATCTTTacgttccaaattcaaatttttaaaataacttaagatAATGTATAATCATTGTAT
Protein-coding sequences here:
- the LOC110994897 gene encoding general odorant-binding protein 83a-like encodes the protein MSASLLIFLLVVPNGYGAKEKPELSDEIKEIIEHVHNECVSQTGVAEEDIANCENGIFKEDNKLKCYMFCLLEEGSLVDDEENVDYDMMISLIPEQYTDRVTNMISNCKHLDTKDKSKCQRAFDVHKCSYDRDPNFYFLF